A single Saccopteryx bilineata isolate mSacBil1 chromosome 7, mSacBil1_pri_phased_curated, whole genome shotgun sequence DNA region contains:
- the PRR15 gene encoding proline-rich protein 15: MADSGTGSSGPWWKSLTNSRKKSKEATVGGQPPAQPAPGEPAPPAPPSPDWTSSSRENQHPNLLVSAAEPHKSDKVYAEKLGNSRRNLKISRSGRFKEKRKVRATLLPEGVRCPEEAGFPGDPHEDK, from the coding sequence ATGGCCGACAGCGGTACGGGCAGCTCCGGGCCCTGGTGGAAATCGCTAAcgaacagcaggaagaaaagcAAGGAGGCCACGGTGGGGGGGCAGCCGCCTGCCCAGCCTGCCCCCGGGGAGCCCGCGCCACCCGCGCCGCCCAGCCCGGACTGGACTAGCAGCTCCCGGGAGAACCAGCACCCCAATCTCCTCGTGAGCGCGGCAGAGCCCCACAAGTCAGACAAAGTGTACGCGGAGAAATTGGGCAACAGCCGCCGCAATTTGAAGATTTCGCGCTCCGGGCGTtttaaggagaaaaggaaagttcGCGCCACTCTGCTCCCCGAGGGAGTCAGGTGTCCGGAGGAGGCGGGCTTCCCTGGGGACCCTCACGAAGACAAGTAG